From the Primulina tabacum isolate GXHZ01 chromosome 3, ASM2559414v2, whole genome shotgun sequence genome, one window contains:
- the LOC142538698 gene encoding uncharacterized protein LOC142538698, with protein MQQTTHEQAHAQAMLPRQRPVQTYVYDRFRRLNPPKFMGSTDPAVAKEWIESLESIFSYLHMEDADKVTCAIFLLTKHARIWWESARVALPAIPLTWYTFKSTFYNKYFSKDVRAKKGSDFLNLKQRTMSMAEYIQHFEAGIQYVPYIEHDDTSKDEHFMRVVRSEIKRDVRMSKVFTYGEIVERALMAEQNEQDMDKNRNNEGSSTFKGAKEHDKAKILIVGVLDWRNLVARVPLHPRHLARNCPGSSEKVQGFFFSMTKEEVYADTSMITGRLGITASTTETQLAIALPSLQELQTDQIVRGCAIYVQGHRMYADLIVLRMTDFDVILGMDWLSKYRVTIDCGIKMIKFAPVGAEPFTVASEDTDVVCEFPEVFPSDVTGLPQKKCEFWLEQVAFLGHIISKEGISVDSRKIEVVNNWLRPTTVTEVRSFLGLAGYYRRFIARFSKIALPLTALTRKNVRFVWNEACKANVVEDALSQKSSSIAAMQLQEQILWDLQNLKIDVIPKEATIQLSSLMV; from the exons ATGCAACAGACTACTCATGAGCAGGCACACGCACAAGCCATGCTACCCAGACAAAGACCTGTTCAAACATATGTTTATGATCGATTTCGACGTCTGAATCCTCCGAAATTCATGGGAAGCACCGATCCAGCAGTAGCAAAAGAATGGATTGAGTCGTTGGAGTCCATCTTCTCCTACCTTCATATGGAAGATGCTGACAAAGTAACTTGTGCAATCTTTTTATTAACAAAACATGCAAgaatatggtgggagagtgcaagGGTGGCATTACCTGCGATACCATTGACATGGTATACATTTAAATCCAcgttttacaacaaatatttcagTAAAGATGTACGAGCCAAGAAAGGCAGTGATTTCCTTAATCTGAAGCAAAGAACCATGTCAATGGCGGAATACATACAACACTTCGAGGCTGGAatccaatatgtaccatatattgAACATGATGACACAAGTAAGGACGAACACTTCATGCGGGTAGTTCgctctgaaattaaaagagatgtaCGGATGTCGAAGGTTTTTACATATGGAGAGATAGTAGAAAGAGCACTTATGGCAGAACAGAATGAGCAAGACATGGACAAAAATAGAAACAACGAAGGCAGCAGTACTTTCAAAGGAGCCAAGGAACATGACAAGGCAAAAATACTGATAGTAGGGGTACTCGATTGGAGGAACCTCGTGGCAAGGGTCCCCCTCCAT CCAAGGCATCTTGCCAGGAATTGTCCAGGGAGTTCTGAGAAAGTACAGGGATTCTTTTTCTCCATGACTAAAGAGGAAGTGTATGCGGATACATCGATGATCACtg GCAGACTGGGCATTACAGCAAGTACAACAGAGACACAACTCGCCATAGCTTTACCTTCTTTGCAAGAATTACAGACAGATCAGATTGTGCGAGGGTGTGCAATATATGTTCAAGGCCATCGGATGTATGCTGACTTAATAGTTCTGAggatgactgattttgatgtgatattgggaatggattggctctcgAAGTACAGAGTTACTATCGACTGTGGCATAAAGATGATCAAATTTGCACCTGTAGGAGCTGAACCATTCACAGTAGCAAGTGAAG atacagatgttgttTGTGAATTCCCAGAAGTATTTCCTAGTGATGTAACAGGCTTACCCCAG aagaaatgcgaattttggcttgaacaagtaGCATTCTTGGGCCATATCATCTCAAAAGAAGGCATATCGGTGGATTCAAGGAAGATTGAAGTTGTTAATAACTGGCTACGACCAACTACTGTTactgaggtacgtagttttcttggaTTAGCTGGTTATTATCGTCGGTTTATAgcaagattttctaagatagcaTTGCCTTTGACTGCTTTAACACGAAAGAATGTAAGATTTGTATGGAACGAAGCAT GTAAAGCCAATGTTGTTGAAGACGCGTTAAGTCAAAAGTCCAGTTCTATTGCTGCAATGCAAttacaagaacaaattttatgggatttaCAGAACTTGAAAATTGATGTTATACCAAAAGAAGCTACAATCCAGTTATCATCTCTCATGGTTTGA